The Paenibacillus uliginis N3/975 genome has a window encoding:
- a CDS encoding transposase — translation MAEQLGGAGDIFKYPPEFRKLIYTTNMIESYHRQLRKVTKGKSIFPTDESLLKMLYLATMDVTRKWTGRVQNWGQMLLQFSVIFPDRVGHHLR, via the coding sequence CTGGCGGAACAATTGGGAGGAGCTGGCGACATTTTTAAGTATCCACCCGAATTTCGCAAGCTTATCTACACTACCAATATGATCGAAAGCTACCACCGACAGTTACGCAAGGTGACGAAGGGTAAGAGCATTTTTCCCACGGACGAATCCCTGCTTAAAATGCTCTATCTGGCAACGATGGATGTAACTCGAAAATGGACTGGCCGTGTTCAGAACTGGGGCCAGATGTTGCTACAGTTCTCGGTAATTTTTCCGGATCGAGTTGGCCACCACTTACGCTGA